The following coding sequences lie in one Carcharodon carcharias isolate sCarCar2 chromosome 5, sCarCar2.pri, whole genome shotgun sequence genomic window:
- the LOC121278408 gene encoding syndecan-1-like, translating into MKTPNFSLKFILAMGFPFVLLAITPTKVSEALIDDELEGSGTDSEDDDFYSGSGSGDGFMLKDSYSNAEHTTYHTLPSTASSNLYSSSQVTTTKITSEMIREEYVNIVPVHHDLPVVNATIEATVTSPISSTVLSKDIDIPIVPRISVVDSQPRGFEPKHDFMEVSSASPNVHTTFPGHAVTVIDDESLAASRVVTADEMMSTVIKKADPTEEVVDMRDVDMYFTETLESTTILNQNQVPDSKTSAETPQERYSHDASASGSFLERSELLAATVAGGFVGLVLAVLLVVVLVYRMKKKDEGSYTLDESKQPNGGYQKPQKQEEFYA; encoded by the exons GCAATCACTCCAACAAAGGTGTCTGAAGCCTTGATTGATGATGAACTGGAAGGGTCTGGCACAGATTCTGAAGATGATGACTTTTATTCTGGTTCCGGTTCTGGTG ATGGCTTCATGTTGAAGGACAGCTATTCCAATGCAGAGCATACAACTTATCACACGCTTCCTTCAACAGCTTCAAGTAATCTATATTCATCAAGCCAAGTGACCACGACTAAGATCACAAGTGAAATGATCAGAGAAGAATATGTGAACATTGTACCAGTACATCATGATTTGCCAGTTGTTAATGCCACTATTGAAGCCACAGTGACCAGTCCCATATCTTCCACCGTCCTTTCAAAAGACATTGATATTCCCATTGTTCCTAGAATTAGCGTTGTTGATTCACAGCCACGTGGCTTTGAACCCAAACATGATTTTATGGAAGTGAGCAGCGCGAGCCCGAATGTTCATACCACATTCCCTGGTCATGCAGTTACTGTAATCGATGATGAATCCTTAGCTGCCTCAAGGGTAGTCACAGCAGATGAAATGATGAGCACGGTGATTAAAAAAGCTGATCCAACTGAAGAG GTTGTGGACATGAGGGATGTGGATATGTATTTCACTGAGACATTAGAGAGCACAACCATTCTGAATCAAAATCAGGTTCCAGATTCAAAAACCTCAGCTGAAACACCACAGGAAAGATACTCTCATGACGCCAGTGCATCTGGGAGTTTTCTGGAAAGAAGTGAATTATTGGCAG CTACTGTTGCTGGAGGATTTGTGGGACTTGTGCTTGCTgttctgctggtggtggtgctggtgtatCGAATGAAAAAAAAGGATGAAGGAAGTTATACGTTGGATGAGTCCAAACAGCCAAACGGAGGCTACCAAAAACCACAAAAGCAAGAGGAATTCTATGCATAA